GAGGCGGCGAACCACCTCGGCCGGGCGAACCTTGCCGCGCCAGACCTGGGCCCACGACGTGAAGAACCGCTGCCGGCCCGTGAGCCCGTCGAGCACCGGCGCCTCCTCGCCGCCCAGCGCGAGCTGGTAGGCCTTGTAGGCGATGCCGAGCCCGCCGAGGTCGCCGATGTTCTCGCCGATGGTCAGCGCACCGTTGACCGCCTGCCCGTCGGCGCCGTCGGGCGAGAGCGCGTCGTACTGGGCGATCAGCGTGCCGGTCAGCTTCTCGAACGCCGCTCGGTCGTCGTCGGTCCACCAGTTGCGCAGCGCGCCGGTGCCGTCGTACTGCGAGCCCTGGTCGTCGAAGCCGTGCCCGATCTCGTGACCGATGACCGCGCCGATGCCGCCGTAGTTGACGGCGTCGTCGGCGTCTGCGTCGAAGAACGGCGGCTGCAGGATCGCCGCCGGGAAGACGATCTCGTTCATCGTCGGGTTGTAGTAGGCGTTGACGGTCTGCGGCGTCATCAGCCACTCGTCGCGGTCGATGGGCTGCCCGATCTTGGCGAGCTCACGGTCGGTCGCGACGTCGGAGGCGCGACGGACGTTGCCGAGCAGGTCGGTGGGATCGACCGACAGGGCGCCGTAGTCGCGCCAGTGCAGTGGGTAGCCGACCTTCGGGGCAAAGGAGGCGAGCTTCTCGAGGGCACGCTTCTTGGTCTCGTCGCTCATCCAGGTCAGCGCCATGATGCTGTCGCGGTAGGCGACGACGAGGTTGGCGACGAGGGCGTCCATCCGTGCCGCGGCGGTCGGCGGGAAGTGACGCTCGACGTAGAGACGGCCGATGCCCTCACCGATCGCGCCCTCGGCGAACCCGACGCCGCGCTTCCAACGGGCGCGCAGCTCGGTGGTGCCCGACAGCGTGCGACCGTAGAACTCGAAGTTCGCGTCGACGAAGTCGCTCGACAGGTACGGGGCAGCCGACGAGACGAGGCGGAAGCGCAGCCAGTCCTGCCAGGACTCGACCGGCTCCTCGCGCAGCGCCTCCGAGAGCGCCTCGAGGTAGGACGGCTGGGCGACCACGACCTCCGCCAGGACCGACATGTCGAACCGGGCGGCCGCTGCCCACGCGCGCCAGTCGAGCGCCGTCGTGAGGAGCTGGAGCGCGTCGACGTCCAGGAGGTTGTAGGTCTTCACTGCGTCACGGCACGCGACGCGGTCCCAGTGGCCCTTCGCGAGCCGTTCCTCGAGGGCGTACACGCGGGCAGCCCGGATCTCGGGCTCGTCGAGACCGGCGAGGCCGAGCATGGTCGCGACGTGCGCGCGGTACGCCGTACGGACGGCCTGGAACTGGTCCTCGCGGTAGTACGCCTCGTCGGGCAGGCCGAGCCCGCCCTGGACGACGGTCACGACGTAGCGGTCGGGGTCGCCGGCGTCGGGGCCGACGTACATGCCGATCACGCTCGACGCGCTCTGGCGCTCAAGCCGGCCGATGGCCTCCACGACGCCGTGCAGGTCGCTGACCGCGTCGACGGCGGCGAGGTCGGCCGCGAGCGGAGCGGCACCCAGCGCCTCGACCCGCTCGGTGTCCATGAAGCTCGTGTAGAGGGCGCCGATCTTGGCGGCCTCGTCCTCGACGGACGCGCCGGTCGGATCGCCGGCCGCGCTCTGGCACTCCTCCACGATCGCTCGCACGTTGGCCTCGGCCTCGTCGACGAGCGTGACGAACGAGCCGGCGACGGCGCGGTCGGCGGGGATCTCACTGGTGGCGAGCCACGTCCCGTTGACATGCCTGAAGAGGTCGTCCTGCGGACGGACCTCCGGGTCGATGCCGCTGCCGTCGATGCCTGACCTCACCGCGTCCTCCTCGTCTCGCCGGTCGTGAGACGAGCTTGCCTCACGACCTGGTCAGTCTAGGCGTGACGATCACCAGAACGCCTTGTGCATTTTCGCCGCCGAGCGCGAGGTAGTGGTGCGGGACGTCCGCGTCGAAGGTCGCGTGCTCGCCGGCCCGCACCTCGACGGGTGCGGCGTCCGGGCCGATCCGGAGCGTGCCCGCGACGACGACGAGGTGCTCACGGACGCCGGCGCCGTGCGAGGGTGAGCGGCGCAGCTCACCCGCCGCGAAGTTCATCACGTACGTCTCGACGGTGGCCTCGGGTCGGTGCCCGACGTCGACCAGGCGCGCGGTGACGCCGCTGCCGGAGACCTCGGCTCCGATCGCCTCGTCGAGGAGCGCCGCGAGGGGCACGCCGAGGGGTTCGGCGAGCGCGTAGAGGGTCGCCAGCGTGGCGTTCCGGCGGCCCGCCTCCAGCTCGGAGAGCGAAGCCTTGCCGATCCCGGCAGCGCGGGCGAGCGCGGACTGGCTCAGTCCGCGGTCCTCGCGCAGCCGGCGCACCTGGGCGCCCACCCGCGTCGGCGTACCGGCGCCGTCGGCGGGAGCCGTACGGGTCTCCTCCACCTGGGCCTCCCCTGAGTCGGCTATCGTTCCACATACGGAACGTTCCGTAGGTGGAACACCTCATCCTCGCACGAAGGAGAAGCTGTGAGCGCCTCTCGACGCACTCCGCTCACGACGGGCCTCGTCACCGCGCTCGTCGGCTTCACCAGCTCCTTCGCCGTCGTCCTCGCGGGCCTCCAGGCGGTCGGGGCGAGCGACGCCGAGGCCGCGTCCGGCCTGCTGGTGCTGTGCGTGACGCAGAGCGTCGGGATCATCGTGCTGTCGTGGAGCTACCGGATGCCGATCACCCTCGCCTGGTCCACGCCCGGCGCGGCGATGCTGGCCGGTGCCGCAGCGATCGACGGCGGGTGGCCCGCTGCCGTCGGCGCCTTCGTCGTCACGGGCGTCCTCGTGCTCGCGACCGCCGGCTGGCCGGCGCTCGGCCGCCTCGTGGCCCGCATCCCGCGACCGGTCGCCCACGCGATGCTCGCCGGCGTGCTCCTGCCCCTCGTCGTGGAGCCGGTACGGGCGCTCACGACCAGCCCGTGGCTGGTGGCCCCAGTCGTCCTCACCTGGCTCGTCCTGCTGCGCCGGGCCCCGCGTTGGGCCGTCCCCGCTGCCTTCGCGGTGACGATGGTGGTCGTCGGCATCTGGCTCGCTGGCCACGGGAACGCCGTCGACGGGCCGCTGCTGCCTCAGGTCGTCTGGACCACGCCGACCCTCGAGTGGCAGGCGGTCGTCGGCATCGCCCTCCCGCTGTACGTCGTCACGATGGCCGCACAGAACGTCCCGGGAGTCGCCGTGATGGCGTCGTACGGCTTCACGGTCCCGTGGCGCGCGGCGATGGCGACCACCGGGCTCGGCACCGTGCTCGGAGCGCCCGGCGGCGGTCACGCGATCAACCTGGCGGCGATCACGGCGGCGATGACGGCGGGCCCCGAGGCCGGGCCCGAGCGCTCGCGACGGTGGATCGCCGCGCAGACGGCCGGGTGGGCCTATCTCGTGATCGCGCTCGGTTCGACCGCCCTGGCGACCGTCGTCGTCGCCGCGCCGGCGGGCGTCGTCGAGGCCGTGGCCGGTCTCGCGCTCGTCGGCACGCTGGGCGGCGCGCTGCACGGCGCGGTCACCGCCGAAGGGCCGCGCGAGCCGGCCGTCGTCACGTTCGTCGTCGCCGCCAGCGGCGTCGCCGTCGCGGGCATCGGAGCAGCGTTCTGGGCACTGGTCGCCGGGGTCGCCGTGCATCTCGTCGTCGTGCGGCGTACGAGCGGGCCGGCTGCCGCCGACGCGCCGCCGGCTACTTCACGGACCCCGACACCAGGCCGTTGACGATGTAGCGCTGCAGCGCCAGGAACACCGCCATGACGGGGATCGCTGCGAGCACGGCCCCCGCGGCGAAGATCGTCCAGTTCGTCGACGTCTGCTCCGACACGTAGCCGAACAGACCGACGGCGAGCGTCTGCTGGTCCGGGTCGGTGAGGAACACGCTCGCGATCACGAACTCGCTCGTCGCGGTGATGAACGCCAGGAGGCCGACGACGGCGAGGATCGGCGTGACGAGCCGCAGGATGATGCCGAAGAACACCTGCGCGTGGCTCGCGCCGTCGAGCCGGGCGGCCTCGTCGATCGAGACCGGCACCGTGTTGAAGAACCCGTACATCAGGTACGTGTTCACCCCGAGGGCACCGCCGAGGTAGACGAGGATCAGCCCGGCGTGCGTGCCGATGCCGATCGCGGGGAAAACGTCGCCGATGGTCGACATGAGGATGAAGATGGCGACCACCGCGAGCATCTGCGGGAACATCTGGACCAGCATCAGCGAGAGCAGGCCCATGCGGCGTCCCGTGAAGCGCATCCGCGAGAACGCGTACGCGGCGAGAGCGCCGAGGAACACCGTGCCGACCGCCGTGACGCCACCGACCACGAGCGTGTTGACGAACCACCGCCCGTACGGACGCGACGGGTCGGTGAAGAGGTCGTGGTAGTTGCTCAGGTCGATCGTGCTGAAGAGTCGGGAGCTGCCCGCGAGCGTGCCCGACGGGTCGAGCGAGGCCGACAGCACGTAGAGGATCGGGAACGCGGCGTAGACCGTGACGGCGATGCCGACCAGGTGCCGCCAGCCGAGCTCGGCGAACCAACGCCGGAACGTGCGCCGGCGCGGAGCGGTGACGGTGCTCATCAGTGGATGTCCTCCAATGCCTTGGTGCGGCGGAAGAGCAGGCCTGCAATGACGCCGATGACGACGAAGATGATGATCGCCAAGGCGCTGGCGAGCCCGTAGTCGCGGCCGGTGCCGGTCCCGAAGGCGACCTTGTAGACCATCGTGATCAGCAGGTCCGTCGCCCCGATGTCGCTCGTCGTGTCCTCGAAGCGCGGACCGCCGCGCGTCAGCATGTAGATCACGTTGAAGTTGTTGAAGTTGTAGGCGAACGTCGTGATCAGCAGCGGCGCCACCGACACCAGCAGCAGGGGGAGCTTCACCGCCCGGAACGCCCGCCACGGGCCGGCACCGTCCATGCGCGCCGCCTCGCTCATCTCGTCGGGGATGGACTGCAGCGCGCCCGTGCAGACGAGGAACATGTAGGGGAAGCCGAGCCAGAGGTTCACGAACAGGACGCTGAAGCGTGCGAGCCACGGGTCCGTCAGCCACGGGATCTCGGCGCCGCCGAGCAGCACCTGGTTCACGAAGCCGAACTCCGTGTTGAGCAGGCCGGACCAGACGAGGCCCGACAGGAACGCGGGGAACGCGTACGGGAGGATCAGCATCACCCGGTAGAACCTCTTGCCGCGCATGCTCGCGACGTTGAAGACCATCGCGAGGAACAGGCCGAGCCCGAACACCAGCGCGACGGAGAGCGTCGCGAACACGAACGTCCAGACGATCACCGAGACCAACGAGTCGCGCAGCTGGGGCGTCTCGACCGCACGGCGGAAGTTCTCGAGGCCGACGTTGATCTTCCAGCCGGGGACCAGCTCCTCTCCGTCGTCCGACACGAACGACCCGTCGCCCCCGTCGCGGTAGACGGCGCCCGTCGTGGCGTCGGTGAACGTGTCCTCCGCCTCGTCGTAGCGGAGGTTCGAGCGGTACTCGTACGCGGTGCTGCCGTCGGCGGTGCGGAGGCTGCCGTCGGACGGGTTGTCGGACACCGGGACGGCGACCTCGAGGATCGCGTCCTGCTGGGCGAGCAGCTCGTCGAACGACAAGGGGGAGTAGCCGTCGACCGCGACCGCCTTGCCGCTGCCGTCGACCTCGGCGTCGTCGACCTCCTCGAGCGGCTCGTCAGAGGATCCGAGGGCGACGGTGCCGTCGGGAGCGGTGACGAGGAACCACAGGTCGTCACGCTTCTCGAGGACCGACAGCTGGTACTGGGGGGAGTCGGGGACGCGCTCCTGGCCCTTGGTGGCGATGGACTCGATCGCGTCGGACTTCGTGCTGTTGTGGCCGTCTCCGGCGTTCGTGAACGCGATGTAGCCGGTGTAGCCCATCACGAACACCTGGAACACCAGCAGCAGCGTGATCCCGGGCGCGAGGTACTTGGCGGGGAGCCCGTCGCGTCGCAGGTACACGACGTTCACCCCGACGGTCAGCACGACCGCCACCACGAGCACCACCCACTTCTCCTGCGCGGCGAGCACGAAGACCGCGTACAGCGCGACCGCGTCGACGAGACCCAGCAGGACGATCTTGACCAGGATGCCGACCAGGCCGTCGGTCTCACCGGGACGGCTCAGGCGAGCCCGCAGGCCGCGGGCTTCGTCGGGGGGCGTCATGGGCGGGGTCCTCCAGGGTCTGGGGAGAAGCGGGGGGAACGTGAG
Above is a genomic segment from Mumia sp. Pv4-285 containing:
- a CDS encoding ABC transporter permease subunit, translating into MTPPDEARGLRARLSRPGETDGLVGILVKIVLLGLVDAVALYAVFVLAAQEKWVVLVVAVVLTVGVNVVYLRRDGLPAKYLAPGITLLLVFQVFVMGYTGYIAFTNAGDGHNSTKSDAIESIATKGQERVPDSPQYQLSVLEKRDDLWFLVTAPDGTVALGSSDEPLEEVDDAEVDGSGKAVAVDGYSPLSFDELLAQQDAILEVAVPVSDNPSDGSLRTADGSTAYEYRSNLRYDEAEDTFTDATTGAVYRDGGDGSFVSDDGEELVPGWKINVGLENFRRAVETPQLRDSLVSVIVWTFVFATLSVALVFGLGLFLAMVFNVASMRGKRFYRVMLILPYAFPAFLSGLVWSGLLNTEFGFVNQVLLGGAEIPWLTDPWLARFSVLFVNLWLGFPYMFLVCTGALQSIPDEMSEAARMDGAGPWRAFRAVKLPLLLVSVAPLLITTFAYNFNNFNVIYMLTRGGPRFEDTTSDIGATDLLITMVYKVAFGTGTGRDYGLASALAIIIFVVIGVIAGLLFRRTKALEDIH
- a CDS encoding sugar ABC transporter permease — encoded protein: MSTVTAPRRRTFRRWFAELGWRHLVGIAVTVYAAFPILYVLSASLDPSGTLAGSSRLFSTIDLSNYHDLFTDPSRPYGRWFVNTLVVGGVTAVGTVFLGALAAYAFSRMRFTGRRMGLLSLMLVQMFPQMLAVVAIFILMSTIGDVFPAIGIGTHAGLILVYLGGALGVNTYLMYGFFNTVPVSIDEAARLDGASHAQVFFGIILRLVTPILAVVGLLAFITATSEFVIASVFLTDPDQQTLAVGLFGYVSEQTSTNWTIFAAGAVLAAIPVMAVFLALQRYIVNGLVSGSVK
- a CDS encoding helix-turn-helix domain-containing protein, which translates into the protein MEETRTAPADGAGTPTRVGAQVRRLREDRGLSQSALARAAGIGKASLSELEAGRRNATLATLYALAEPLGVPLAALLDEAIGAEVSGSGVTARLVDVGHRPEATVETYVMNFAAGELRRSPSHGAGVREHLVVVAGTLRIGPDAAPVEVRAGEHATFDADVPHHYLALGGENAQGVLVIVTPRLTRS
- a CDS encoding M13 family metallopeptidase, translated to MRSGIDGSGIDPEVRPQDDLFRHVNGTWLATSEIPADRAVAGSFVTLVDEAEANVRAIVEECQSAAGDPTGASVEDEAAKIGALYTSFMDTERVEALGAAPLAADLAAVDAVSDLHGVVEAIGRLERQSASSVIGMYVGPDAGDPDRYVVTVVQGGLGLPDEAYYREDQFQAVRTAYRAHVATMLGLAGLDEPEIRAARVYALEERLAKGHWDRVACRDAVKTYNLLDVDALQLLTTALDWRAWAAAARFDMSVLAEVVVAQPSYLEALSEALREEPVESWQDWLRFRLVSSAAPYLSSDFVDANFEFYGRTLSGTTELRARWKRGVGFAEGAIGEGIGRLYVERHFPPTAAARMDALVANLVVAYRDSIMALTWMSDETKKRALEKLASFAPKVGYPLHWRDYGALSVDPTDLLGNVRRASDVATDRELAKIGQPIDRDEWLMTPQTVNAYYNPTMNEIVFPAAILQPPFFDADADDAVNYGGIGAVIGHEIGHGFDDQGSQYDGTGALRNWWTDDDRAAFEKLTGTLIAQYDALSPDGADGQAVNGALTIGENIGDLGGLGIAYKAYQLALGGEEAPVLDGLTGRQRFFTSWAQVWRGKVRPAEVVRRLTVDPHSPPEFRCNQVVRNLDAFHDTFGVTPDDAMWLEPDQRVTIW
- a CDS encoding benzoate/H(+) symporter BenE family transporter — protein: MSASRRTPLTTGLVTALVGFTSSFAVVLAGLQAVGASDAEAASGLLVLCVTQSVGIIVLSWSYRMPITLAWSTPGAAMLAGAAAIDGGWPAAVGAFVVTGVLVLATAGWPALGRLVARIPRPVAHAMLAGVLLPLVVEPVRALTTSPWLVAPVVLTWLVLLRRAPRWAVPAAFAVTMVVVGIWLAGHGNAVDGPLLPQVVWTTPTLEWQAVVGIALPLYVVTMAAQNVPGVAVMASYGFTVPWRAAMATTGLGTVLGAPGGGHAINLAAITAAMTAGPEAGPERSRRWIAAQTAGWAYLVIALGSTALATVVVAAPAGVVEAVAGLALVGTLGGALHGAVTAEGPREPAVVTFVVAASGVAVAGIGAAFWALVAGVAVHLVVVRRTSGPAAADAPPATSRTPTPGR